CGCCTGCCCCCTGCATCATCTCAGCAAGACGTTCGAATGTACCTGCGTTGATGAGAAAGGCGACGATGACGATAGTGGGGACGGTGACTTTGAGCAGGCGTATCAGGGTTTTCCAGGAAGAGGCACCTGCCTCCCGCAGAGCGTCACGGAACGAACCAGCAACCGGCTCCTCCACAGACCGGATCTGAACGGGTGGAGGGGGTGTGAGGACGACCCGCCCGGCGACCATGATGACCGCGGTCTTTGCAAGCCCTACCAGCATCAGCAGACCGAAATAGATGAGACCAGGGATACCGAGAAGCGGGATGTAGACCGGGATGAGGTAGCGCCAGTGCATAACGACCGTCGGAAACGAATTCATGACGGCAGCGAGGACAAGTTCGCGTCTCGTGATAATATCCTTCGTAGGGTAATCCACCAGCATGGCATTGGCGGCAGGAGGCGAGACAAAGGCCATAAGAAAACGGGTGCCGCATTCCTCATGGAGGCAGGCGAATGTGGTTAGCGGACGGGAGAGAACTGCAATCCTCCCGGCAACCTTCAGGGCGACGAGCACCTCGGCGAGAAAGACGCCGACGACCATCATCGGGACCATCTCGCCGAGCAGATCGACTGCCAGCGTCACCGCCTGAATGATACTGTCGTACATGGCTCTTCAAAACGCTGTCGCGCGGGGGAGATGTGATAACCATATACCTGAAAGGCATTCAATGCTTGTTTCAGGCAATAAAAATTACACAAAGTAAGAATTAATTTGAGTAATTGTAATAATCAGCCGGGGACGCCCGCGAGCATCCAGGAGGCATGCGCACACAAAATATTATTTTCGAATGAAAAGGTAATAATACCGTAAAAAATAGTATAAATCATGCAACTGCCACCGCACAAACGCGAAAATGTCCTGCCGCTCCCCGTGGTGCTGATCTCCACGATCTCGAAGTCCGGGATCCGCAACGCCGCTCCGTGGGGCAACATAACGCCGATTCTCCGGCCACTCGACGAGATCGTCCTTGCTTCCTGGCTGCGGCGCGATACCCTCGACAACATCAGGGAGACCGGCGAGTTCGTCGTCAACGTGCCGCCGGCGACGATGATCGAAGAGGTGATGATCTGCGCCCGGAATTACCCGCCCGAGATCGACGAGTTCGTTGAGGCAAACCTCACGCCCCGCCCCTCCACCGTCGTCGCCCCTCCCGGCATCGAAGGATCGGTCGCGTGGATGGAATGCCAGCTCGTTGAAGAGATCCTCAGGGAAAAGTACGCCCTGGTCATCGGCAAAGTTGTTCACCTTGAGGTGAACGACCGCTACGCTACCGGAAAAGGAGATATCGACATCGAATCCGCACGGCCACTCTCCATGGTCTGCAGCAACGACGGCATTCGCTACACCCGTCCGGTCGATGCAGGGCGGTTCGCGCCCTACGCAGAGATGTTCATCAGGAAACCCTGATCGGCCTCTGGAATCAGCCGTAGCAAAGATGTGTACAGGGACAGTTCGAGATCATCACCATCATAAAAAGGAAAGATATGCATGGAATCAATTGACTGGAATGATGTATGGAAAGACCAGCGGAAAAGGCACAACGAGGCGAACAGAAACTCCCCTGATGCAAGTTTCTGGGATACAAAAGATGCAGCCCGCAGATTCTACAGAATGGCTCAGGAGAATAAGGGAGAACGGATCCAGAAGACCCTGAAAGATCTCCCCTTAACGCCCTCATCGCGTGTGCTCGACGTCGGTTCAGGTCCGGGCGCCCTTGCCATTCCCATCGCCAGGCAGGTCGACCATGTCACAGCCGTTGAGCCCTCAGAGGGCATGTGCTCGGTTCTTGAGGAGATGAACGGTGAGGAGGAGATCGGCAACATCGATGTTGTACAGAAACGGTGGGAGGACACCAGCGTCGCGGAGGATCTCAGCCCGCCGTATGATATCGTCTTTGCGTCCTACTCTCTTGACGTTCCCGACATCAGAGACGCCATCAGGAAGCTGGAGGAGGCGTCCTCCCGCTATGTGTATATCTACTGGTTTGCCGGGGAAACGTCGTGGGACGCGATGTCACGGGAACTCTGGCCTCTCCTCCATGGATCGTCGTTCATCCCCTCTCCAAAATGCGACATCATCTACAACGTGCTGTATTCGATGGCCATCTACCCGAACATCGAGGTATTCCCTTTCAGGCACATCAACCGGTTTGCAGACCTTGCTGAGGCGGTCAACCACTTTGGCTCGCGGTGCTTTGTCGAGACGGATGAGCAGAGGGAGATCCTCAGGCAGTACCTGAGCAGTCATGCCCGGACAGACGGGGATACCGTCATCGTGCCCGGACATTCGACCCGGGTGAAGATGTGGTGGGAGAGGGCGGATTCACCCATCTAACTTTCTTTAACTTGCGGGGGCTTTCAGGGCGGAGCGGAATGTCAGGGTGCTCGAACCGTGAGAACATCGTGAAAAAGTCGCTCCGCCCCACAAGATAAAAATGACAAATCATTAATATCCAACCGAATAACATCCCACGATGAAATCAAGAGTGCTGCTGCCGTTCGGTGCCCTCTGCCTGGCCCTCATCCTCTCCACCGGATGTACCGGGACAGGCGGCGGGGCGGATCTCTCCTCGCTGACCTATGTGACCGAGGACTATCCCCCCTATAACTACATGGACAGCGGCAGCGTCACCGGGATTGCCGTGGACATCCTCAAGGAGATCGCCGCAGATGCCGGAACGCCGATCCCTGCCGGGAAGATCCGGATGATGAAATGGGACGAGGCCTAC
Above is a window of Methanofollis tationis DNA encoding:
- a CDS encoding nucleoside recognition protein, with amino-acid sequence MYDSIIQAVTLAVDLLGEMVPMMVVGVFLAEVLVALKVAGRIAVLSRPLTTFACLHEECGTRFLMAFVSPPAANAMLVDYPTKDIITRRELVLAAVMNSFPTVVMHWRYLIPVYIPLLGIPGLIYFGLLMLVGLAKTAVIMVAGRVVLTPPPPVQIRSVEEPVAGSFRDALREAGASSWKTLIRLLKVTVPTIVIVAFLINAGTFERLAEMMQGAGGFFPVPPEGFAIIAAQFGSFVAGASVASALLATGDMTWQEIVLTLLVGNILTSVTRSIRWLGSSYVAIFGMWTGTEIMLISMTLRNGIMAVLVVVLAYGLGWG
- a CDS encoding flavin reductase family protein, with the translated sequence MQLPPHKRENVLPLPVVLISTISKSGIRNAAPWGNITPILRPLDEIVLASWLRRDTLDNIRETGEFVVNVPPATMIEEVMICARNYPPEIDEFVEANLTPRPSTVVAPPGIEGSVAWMECQLVEEILREKYALVIGKVVHLEVNDRYATGKGDIDIESARPLSMVCSNDGIRYTRPVDAGRFAPYAEMFIRKP
- a CDS encoding class I SAM-dependent methyltransferase → MAQENKGERIQKTLKDLPLTPSSRVLDVGSGPGALAIPIARQVDHVTAVEPSEGMCSVLEEMNGEEEIGNIDVVQKRWEDTSVAEDLSPPYDIVFASYSLDVPDIRDAIRKLEEASSRYVYIYWFAGETSWDAMSRELWPLLHGSSFIPSPKCDIIYNVLYSMAIYPNIEVFPFRHINRFADLAEAVNHFGSRCFVETDEQREILRQYLSSHARTDGDTVIVPGHSTRVKMWWERADSPI